A window from Hymenobacter volaticus encodes these proteins:
- a CDS encoding glycosyltransferase, translating into MLLSIIFLGLFFGLFIVFLVLLLLAKPTPAGTKARPRVSILIAARNEEATIERCLTSLTRLNYPSELMEILIADDASTDNTAAVVAHFIKDKPQFQLLSVRHRLGTARGKSNALAHLCRAATTDYFLLTDADMALAPEWVETMLAATETNNVGVVTGITTANSTVFGRLQGLDWLFGLNVIRLLSDTGVPVTSVGNNMLVTRAAYESIGGYEALAFSITEDLQLFSKIVAQGWGFRNLCDPRILGVTVPQPTMRHLLWQRKRWMKGAVRLPSQLSLLFGAYGIFYPFLFWPGLHTPLFMLGVYAAKILCQTLFLAITLRQVGRRESLGLLLLYEPYLCVMSLAVIGYTLWPGYIQWKQRRYQWAEG; encoded by the coding sequence ATGTTGCTCTCGATTATCTTTTTGGGCTTGTTTTTCGGGCTCTTTATTGTGTTTCTGGTGTTGTTGCTGCTCGCCAAACCGACCCCGGCTGGTACCAAAGCCCGGCCCCGAGTAAGCATTCTGATTGCGGCGCGCAACGAAGAAGCGACCATCGAGCGGTGCCTTACTTCCCTAACCCGCCTCAACTACCCATCGGAGTTGATGGAAATCCTGATTGCCGATGATGCGTCTACCGACAACACGGCGGCCGTTGTGGCGCACTTCATCAAAGACAAGCCGCAGTTCCAGCTGCTGAGCGTGCGGCACCGCTTGGGCACGGCTCGCGGCAAAAGCAACGCCTTGGCTCACCTCTGCCGCGCCGCCACCACCGACTACTTTCTGCTCACCGACGCCGACATGGCTCTTGCGCCCGAATGGGTGGAAACCATGCTGGCTGCCACCGAAACCAACAACGTGGGCGTCGTGACGGGCATTACCACCGCCAACAGCACTGTGTTTGGCCGCCTCCAGGGCCTCGACTGGCTGTTTGGCCTCAACGTCATTCGGTTACTATCTGACACCGGCGTACCGGTTACATCGGTTGGCAACAACATGCTTGTTACGCGGGCAGCCTACGAGTCCATTGGCGGCTATGAGGCATTGGCTTTTAGCATCACGGAAGATTTGCAACTCTTCTCCAAGATTGTCGCGCAAGGGTGGGGCTTCCGCAACCTCTGCGACCCACGCATACTAGGCGTAACGGTACCGCAACCCACCATGCGCCATTTGCTTTGGCAGCGTAAGCGTTGGATGAAAGGCGCTGTCCGGCTCCCTAGCCAACTTTCGTTGTTGTTTGGGGCCTACGGTATCTTCTACCCCTTTTTGTTTTGGCCTGGTTTGCATACTCCCCTTTTTATGCTTGGGGTATACGCCGCTAAGATTCTGTGTCAGACGCTGTTCCTGGCCATCACGCTCCGGCAAGTAGGCCGCCGCGAATCGTTGGGGCTGCTGTTGCTTTACGAGCCCTACCTCTGCGTCATGTCGCTGGCCGTGATTGGCTACACCCTTTGGCCCGGCTATATCCAATGGAAGCAGCGCCGTTACCAGTGGGCTGAAGGTTGA
- a CDS encoding alpha amylase C-terminal domain-containing protein, with translation MRFLENHDEQRIASKDFATDPRTAIPAMVVTATLGSGPVMLYSGQEVAEPALKSEGFSSEDGRTTIFDYWGVPEHQKWMNGGKFDGGQLSESQKQLRDFYCRLLNLSSSSEAIRKGKFYELQDANNLGKDYDQKHVYSYLRYTDNQRLLIVVNFSRDKTSKPTIQIPREVRQRMGLNPDQFCTYTDLLNNTPPTEYLTLNLPPLSAYVFEIKPKGN, from the coding sequence TTGCGCTTCCTTGAAAACCACGACGAGCAACGCATTGCCTCCAAGGACTTTGCCACCGACCCGCGCACCGCTATTCCGGCTATGGTCGTCACAGCTACGTTGGGCTCGGGCCCGGTAATGCTGTACTCGGGGCAGGAAGTGGCCGAGCCGGCGCTGAAGTCGGAGGGCTTCTCCAGCGAAGACGGCCGCACCACCATCTTCGACTATTGGGGCGTGCCGGAGCACCAGAAATGGATGAACGGCGGCAAGTTCGACGGCGGCCAGCTCTCGGAAAGCCAGAAGCAACTCCGCGACTTTTATTGCCGCTTACTCAACCTGAGCAGTTCCAGCGAAGCCATCCGCAAGGGCAAGTTCTACGAGCTGCAAGACGCCAACAACCTCGGCAAAGACTACGATCAGAAGCACGTCTATAGCTACCTGCGCTACACCGACAACCAGCGCCTGCTAATCGTAGTCAACTTCAGCCGCGACAAAACCTCGAAGCCAACCATCCAAATCCCGCGGGAGGTGCGCCAGCGCATGGGCCTCAACCCCGACCAGTTCTGCACCTACACCGACCTGCTCAACAACACGCCGCCCACGGAATACCTCACGCTCAACCTGCCCCCGCTGAGCGCTTACGTGTTCGAAATCAAGCCGAAAGGCAACTAG
- a CDS encoding M28 family metallopeptidase, with the protein MRISVSCLLVLAALAGCQSKSTSSSEAGGTAAAPTDTTIVSPPDGITAAYIGEQTKILASDEFQGRKPFTVGEEKTVAYLTDQFRKLGLKPGPDGTYFQNVPLVEITGQPAPTMQISGGKGGPITLNYKTDYVAFTEQEKPAVALQNSEMVFAGYGVVAPEYKWNDYAGLDVKGKTVVVLVNDPGNAGNDTTHFKGRAMTYYGRWTYKYEEAARQGAAGLIIVHDTEPAAYPWSVVQSSYSGAKLRPQRADKGASKCVIEGWMTLDAAKKMFTAAGQSYEEAYAAANKPGFKARTLGGLAMSTSVKNKLRRTASKNVLAVLPGSTRVDEYIIYSAHWDHLGIGAAINGDSIHNGAVDNASGCAALLSIAKAYTQLPKAPGRSIVFLAVTGEEQGLLGSAYYAAHPVFPLKKTVADLNMDALAAFGPMRDLTVIGYGQSELDDYARDAAKEQNRYILPDQHPEKGSFYRSDHFSFAFVGVPALDAKGAFDSRARGKEYAAQQMQAYTAKNYHQPSDEYDPKWDLRGMEQDARLLFRIGQRLAEESTFPKWKPGSEFKATREKSLASK; encoded by the coding sequence CAAACCAAGATATTAGCTTCCGATGAGTTTCAGGGCCGCAAGCCGTTCACGGTAGGCGAAGAGAAAACGGTGGCCTACCTCACCGACCAGTTTCGAAAGCTTGGGTTGAAGCCCGGCCCCGATGGTACTTATTTCCAAAACGTGCCCTTGGTGGAAATTACGGGCCAGCCGGCCCCCACTATGCAAATAAGTGGCGGTAAAGGCGGCCCCATCACGCTCAACTACAAAACCGATTATGTGGCTTTCACGGAGCAGGAAAAGCCCGCCGTGGCGTTGCAAAACTCGGAAATGGTGTTTGCCGGCTACGGCGTGGTCGCGCCCGAATACAAGTGGAACGACTACGCGGGCCTGGATGTGAAAGGCAAAACCGTGGTGGTACTTGTCAATGACCCCGGTAACGCCGGCAACGACACCACCCATTTCAAGGGCAGGGCCATGACCTACTACGGCCGCTGGACTTACAAATATGAGGAAGCCGCCCGCCAAGGCGCCGCCGGCCTGATTATCGTGCACGATACCGAGCCGGCCGCCTATCCGTGGTCGGTGGTGCAAAGCAGCTACTCCGGGGCCAAACTCCGGCCGCAGCGCGCCGATAAGGGCGCTAGCAAATGTGTGATTGAAGGCTGGATGACGTTGGATGCCGCTAAGAAGATGTTTACGGCCGCCGGGCAGTCGTACGAGGAAGCCTATGCCGCGGCCAATAAGCCCGGTTTCAAGGCCCGTACACTTGGTGGCCTTGCCATGAGCACGAGCGTGAAAAACAAGCTGCGCCGCACCGCCTCCAAAAACGTACTGGCCGTGCTGCCCGGCTCCACCCGCGTCGACGAGTACATTATCTACTCCGCGCATTGGGACCACCTCGGCATTGGGGCGGCCATCAACGGCGACTCCATCCACAACGGTGCCGTGGACAACGCCAGTGGCTGCGCTGCGCTGTTGAGTATTGCTAAAGCGTACACGCAGCTACCCAAAGCGCCCGGCCGGAGCATTGTGTTTCTGGCCGTGACTGGTGAAGAGCAAGGCCTGCTAGGTTCGGCCTACTATGCTGCTCACCCCGTGTTCCCGCTCAAGAAAACGGTGGCTGATTTGAACATGGACGCCCTAGCCGCCTTTGGTCCCATGCGCGACCTAACAGTTATCGGCTACGGCCAGTCCGAACTAGACGACTACGCCCGCGACGCGGCCAAAGAGCAGAACCGCTACATCCTGCCCGACCAGCACCCCGAAAAAGGCAGCTTCTACCGCTCCGACCACTTCAGCTTTGCCTTCGTGGGCGTGCCTGCTCTTGATGCCAAAGGTGCCTTCGACAGCCGTGCCCGCGGCAAGGAGTATGCCGCCCAACAGATGCAAGCCTACACCGCCAAAAACTACCACCAGCCCTCCGACGAGTACGACCCCAAGTGGGATTTGCGCGGCATGGAGCAGGATGCGCGCCTACTCTTCCGCATTGGCCAGCGCCTCGCCGAAGAAAGCACCTTTCCCAAGTGGAAGCCCGGCTCCGAGTTCAAGGCTACCCGCGAGAAAAGCCTAGCTAGCAAATAG
- a CDS encoding alpha-amylase family glycosyl hydrolase: MSDTVFLADPNTTEEVPQDHKLVVYQLMTRLFGNKTTVNKPYGTVQENGTGKFNDITDKALQEIKKMGVSHVWYTGVIEHATMTDYTAQGGPGPDDADIVKGRAGSPYAIKDYYDVAPDLAVNVKTRMTEYEALIKRTHANGLQVLMDFIPNHVARSYKSDAKPAGVIDLGAQDDKTKAFAPNNNFYYLPGQSLVVPKEGNPLGPALGPREDGKFAETPAKATGNDVFSATPSVNDWYETVKLNYGVDYQNNRKTYFEPIPDTWKKMRDILLFWAKKDVDGFRCDMAEMVPVEFWAWVIPEVKKVKPDIVFIAEAYNPKEYQTYFEKGKFDFLYDKVGLYDALRRLMTGAATPRKLRKCGERKAAATRPGCCASLKTTTSNALPPRTLPPTRAPLFRLWSSQLRWARAR, encoded by the coding sequence GTGTCTGATACTGTCTTCCTTGCGGATCCCAACACCACCGAAGAGGTTCCTCAGGACCACAAACTGGTCGTCTATCAGTTGATGACCCGCTTGTTCGGCAACAAAACCACTGTCAACAAACCCTACGGTACCGTGCAGGAAAACGGCACCGGCAAGTTCAACGACATCACCGACAAGGCGCTCCAGGAAATCAAGAAGATGGGCGTCTCGCACGTGTGGTACACCGGCGTGATTGAGCACGCCACCATGACCGACTACACCGCGCAGGGCGGCCCCGGCCCCGACGATGCCGACATCGTGAAAGGCCGCGCCGGCTCGCCCTATGCCATCAAGGACTACTACGACGTGGCCCCTGACTTGGCCGTGAACGTGAAAACCCGGATGACCGAGTACGAAGCCCTCATCAAGCGCACGCACGCCAACGGCCTGCAAGTGCTCATGGACTTCATCCCGAACCACGTAGCCCGCAGCTATAAGTCGGATGCCAAGCCGGCCGGCGTCATCGACCTCGGTGCCCAAGACGACAAAACCAAGGCTTTCGCGCCCAACAACAACTTCTACTACCTGCCCGGCCAGAGCTTGGTGGTACCCAAAGAAGGCAACCCGCTAGGCCCGGCCCTCGGCCCGCGTGAGGACGGCAAGTTTGCCGAGACGCCCGCCAAAGCCACTGGTAATGACGTGTTTTCGGCCACGCCGAGCGTGAACGACTGGTACGAGACGGTGAAGCTCAATTACGGCGTCGATTACCAAAACAACCGCAAAACTTACTTCGAGCCGATACCAGACACTTGGAAGAAGATGCGCGACATTCTGCTGTTTTGGGCCAAGAAAGACGTGGATGGTTTCCGCTGCGACATGGCCGAAATGGTGCCCGTTGAGTTTTGGGCGTGGGTGATTCCGGAGGTGAAAAAGGTGAAGCCCGACATCGTGTTCATTGCCGAAGCCTACAACCCCAAGGAGTACCAGACCTACTTCGAGAAAGGCAAGTTCGACTTCCTCTATGACAAAGTGGGCCTCTACGACGCCCTGCGCCGCCTGATGACGGGGGCGGCAACACCGAGGAAATTACGAAAGTGTGGCGAGAGGAAAGCCGCGGCTACTCGTCCCGGATGTTGCGCTTCCTTGAAAACCACGACGAGCAACGCATTGCCTCCAAGGACTTTGCCACCGACCCGCGCACCGCTATTCCGGCTATGGTCGTCACAGCTACGTTGGGCTCGGGCCCGGTAA
- a CDS encoding MFS transporter: MATGVAAAPSSTRTKPRLSFWQIWNMSFGFMGIQFGFALQNANTSRIFSNLGANPDDIPILWVAAPLTGLLVQPIIGYMSDRTWSPRWGRRRPFFLVGAILASIAMLIMPNSPTLWIAGGMLWIMDASINISMEPFRAFVGDKLPNEQYTSGFAMQSFFIGVGAVVASLLPTLLTKFGVANEAAAGIVPNSVKYAYYLGAAAFFLCVLYTVLTSTEYPPEDMEAFEREKSSVTFMQGVKETFSGALHMPKVMKQLAVVQFFTWFGLFCMWIFTTLAVTKHLYGTTDSKSAAFNEGANFVGEAFAMYSGISAVFSLMLPWVARKLSRKLTHMVCLTAGGLGLMSVAFITEPWMLLVSMVGVGIAWTSILSVPYAMLAGSIPAHKMGHFMGVFNAFIVLPQVCASLGLPAIMKQFPSLDPLNVVVLGGVLMVIAGIFTLRVDDNEKVTLPLADDQPINPGYDPGAIPDPRV; encoded by the coding sequence ATGGCAACCGGCGTAGCGGCGGCTCCTAGCAGTACCCGCACAAAACCTCGTTTGAGCTTCTGGCAAATCTGGAACATGAGCTTCGGTTTCATGGGCATTCAGTTCGGGTTTGCTCTTCAGAATGCCAACACCAGCCGCATCTTCTCGAACCTCGGCGCCAACCCCGACGACATTCCGATTCTGTGGGTGGCGGCCCCGCTGACGGGGTTGCTGGTGCAGCCCATCATCGGTTACATGTCGGACCGCACGTGGAGCCCTCGTTGGGGGCGGCGGCGGCCATTCTTTTTGGTGGGCGCCATCTTAGCGTCGATAGCCATGCTGATTATGCCCAACTCGCCCACGTTGTGGATTGCGGGTGGCATGCTTTGGATCATGGACGCCAGCATCAACATCAGTATGGAACCGTTCCGGGCGTTTGTCGGCGACAAGCTACCCAACGAGCAGTATACCAGCGGCTTCGCTATGCAGTCGTTTTTTATTGGGGTGGGGGCCGTGGTGGCGTCGTTGTTGCCCACGTTGCTCACCAAATTTGGGGTAGCCAATGAAGCCGCTGCCGGGATTGTGCCTAACTCGGTGAAGTACGCTTACTACCTCGGGGCGGCGGCGTTTTTTCTGTGCGTGCTCTACACCGTGCTAACCTCAACCGAGTACCCACCCGAAGACATGGAGGCGTTCGAGCGGGAGAAAAGTTCGGTCACGTTCATGCAGGGCGTCAAAGAAACCTTCTCCGGTGCTTTGCACATGCCCAAGGTGATGAAGCAGCTGGCAGTGGTACAGTTTTTCACGTGGTTTGGCCTGTTTTGCATGTGGATTTTCACTACGCTGGCTGTTACCAAGCACCTCTACGGCACCACCGATTCCAAGTCGGCTGCTTTCAACGAGGGCGCCAATTTCGTGGGCGAGGCCTTTGCCATGTACAGTGGAATTTCGGCTGTGTTTAGCCTGATGCTGCCTTGGGTTGCTCGCAAACTGAGCCGCAAACTAACCCACATGGTTTGCTTAACGGCTGGTGGTCTTGGCCTTATGTCGGTGGCCTTTATCACTGAGCCTTGGATGCTGCTCGTGTCGATGGTAGGAGTGGGTATCGCCTGGACTTCTATCCTGTCGGTGCCGTATGCTATGCTGGCCGGCTCGATTCCGGCGCACAAAATGGGCCACTTTATGGGGGTTTTCAACGCCTTTATTGTGCTGCCGCAGGTATGCGCTTCGTTGGGCTTGCCAGCTATTATGAAACAGTTCCCGAGCCTCGACCCACTGAATGTGGTGGTATTGGGCGGGGTGCTGATGGTCATAGCCGGCATATTCACGCTGCGCGTCGACGACAACGAGAAAGTGACGTTGCCGCTTGCCGACGATCAGCCTATCAACCCCGGATACGACCCCGGTGCTATTCCCGACCCAAGAGTTTAA